A single region of the Undibacterium piscinae genome encodes:
- a CDS encoding diguanylate cyclase, protein MLIALGGILMAILSAWTFKILRQKNIFRLSSQIDGLTGVSNRAHFVECGVQAFKTTQKNAGVVLFDMDYFKSVNDTFGHAAGDWVLNTVAVTQGRYAGPAWRR, encoded by the coding sequence ATGTTGATTGCGCTGGGCGGCATCCTGATGGCGATACTTTCGGCCTGGACGTTTAAAATTCTCAGACAAAAAAATATTTTCCGCCTGTCTTCGCAGATCGATGGCTTAACCGGTGTCAGCAACCGTGCCCACTTTGTCGAATGCGGCGTGCAGGCATTTAAGACCACGCAGAAAAACGCCGGTGTGGTGTTGTTTGACATGGATTATTTTAAGAGCGTCAACGACACGTTCGGCCATGCCGCCGGTGATTGGGTGCTCAACACGGTCGCTGTTACCCAAGGGCGCTATGCCGGGCCGGCTTGGCGG